The Proteiniborus ethanoligenes genome contains a region encoding:
- a CDS encoding sensor histidine kinase, which produces MFKSIRWKFITVYFLLVFIAMVIVMAFIIKKFEDNHLNQTTRMMESRVRNLVNMSNNISKNDDWNIVKEEIQTDVKRLPVYATEVIYVIDNSSIALIIASNSSNNKILGQSAFSIGQIQAELIIDAKKYGEKQEGYSSIDNGSNKAKHLAYPILTEEGKVKGIIYITSDMTDMYDTLEESKIILIKATLLALGITVLIGFLIARSITVPINDVTKKAERMAKGDFDQVVEVKSDDEIGQLASMFNHLTLKLKSTLAEVNKEKSKLDTIITHMADGVIAVSLDGQIIHANPVALDMLKLKHEDLSTVKYDELFDEKNNRITLSSIMSENKWRGNEIIQLDSNVYNAEYAPLIDEKENIGGMIIVFQDITEQQKLENMRKEFVANVSHELKTPITTIKSYTETLMDGAIGDKDIAMNFLSIVDDECDRMARIVRSLLQLSDLDYKQTKWNKKSLDINELLEKIYLKIKMAAEEKKQEIKLQLEENIGHITADKDGIEQVILNIITNAIKYTPENGVIEITAKPEGEKVIITVKDDGIGIPKEDMSRIFERFYRVDKARSREMGGTGLGLSIAKQIVEAHSGEIQIQSQYKSGTTVDIIFPLE; this is translated from the coding sequence ATGTTTAAAAGCATAAGGTGGAAGTTTATAACTGTATATTTCCTCCTGGTTTTTATTGCAATGGTTATAGTTATGGCTTTTATTATAAAAAAGTTTGAGGATAATCATTTAAATCAAACCACTAGAATGATGGAATCACGAGTAAGAAACTTAGTTAATATGTCAAATAATATATCTAAAAACGATGATTGGAATATAGTAAAAGAAGAAATTCAAACAGATGTAAAAAGGCTTCCTGTATATGCAACCGAGGTTATCTATGTTATAGATAATTCAAGCATAGCGCTTATTATAGCCAGTAATTCAAGTAATAACAAAATATTAGGACAAAGTGCTTTTAGTATAGGGCAGATTCAAGCAGAGCTTATTATTGATGCAAAAAAGTACGGGGAGAAGCAGGAAGGCTATAGCTCTATAGACAATGGATCAAATAAAGCAAAGCACTTAGCATATCCTATTTTAACTGAAGAAGGTAAGGTTAAGGGAATCATATATATAACATCGGATATGACAGATATGTATGATACATTAGAAGAATCTAAAATAATATTAATCAAGGCAACCTTGCTTGCCCTTGGGATTACGGTACTGATAGGCTTCTTAATAGCTAGAAGCATTACAGTACCTATTAATGATGTGACGAAAAAGGCTGAAAGAATGGCGAAGGGAGATTTTGACCAAGTAGTTGAAGTAAAATCTGATGATGAAATTGGACAACTAGCAAGCATGTTTAACCATCTAACATTAAAACTAAAAAGCACCTTGGCCGAGGTAAATAAAGAAAAAAGCAAGCTTGACACCATAATCACACATATGGCCGATGGTGTTATAGCTGTATCTTTAGATGGCCAAATCATACACGCAAATCCTGTTGCATTAGATATGCTAAAACTCAAGCATGAAGACCTAAGCACAGTCAAATACGATGAATTGTTTGATGAAAAAAATAATAGAATAACCCTTAGTAGTATTATGAGTGAAAATAAATGGAGAGGAAATGAAATAATACAACTAGATTCAAATGTTTATAATGCAGAGTATGCTCCCCTTATAGATGAAAAGGAAAATATAGGTGGTATGATAATAGTATTCCAAGACATAACTGAGCAGCAAAAGCTTGAAAACATGAGAAAGGAATTTGTAGCCAATGTATCACATGAGCTTAAGACTCCTATAACGACCATAAAAAGCTACACAGAAACTTTAATGGATGGGGCTATTGGGGACAAAGATATTGCAATGAACTTTCTATCAATAGTAGATGATGAATGTGACAGAATGGCAAGAATAGTAAGAAGCTTATTACAGCTATCTGACCTTGACTATAAACAAACAAAATGGAATAAAAAATCTCTAGATATAAATGAGCTACTAGAAAAAATATATTTAAAAATTAAAATGGCTGCGGAAGAAAAGAAACAAGAGATAAAATTGCAGCTAGAGGAAAACATTGGGCATATAACCGCTGATAAAGATGGTATTGAACAGGTTATACTAAATATTATTACAAATGCTATTAAGTACACTCCAGAAAATGGCGTTATTGAAATTACTGCAAAGCCAGAAGGAGAAAAAGTTATTATTACAGTTAAGGATGATGGAATAGGTATTCCAAAAGAAGATATGAGCAGAATATTTGAAAGATTTTATAGAGTTGATAAGGCTAGATCTAGAGAAATGGGCGGGACAGGTCTGGGACTTTCAATTGCAAAACAAATAGTAGAAGCACATAGTGGTGAAATACAAATTCAAAGCCAGTATAAAAGCGGGACTACAGTTGACATAATATTTCCTTTAGAGTAA
- the yycF gene encoding response regulator YycF yields the protein MDKKILVVDDEKPIADILSFNLKREGYDVIIAYDGQDAVNKALNENPDLILLDVMLPKKDGFQVLKEVRQKLQIPVLMLTAKEEEVDKILGLELGADDYITKPFSMRELVARVKANLRRTELTNQLTGNEIIDLGDLVIDINKYEVRKDDKIIDLTQREYELLKFLATKSEQVFTREQLLEEVWGYEYYGDIRTVDVTVRRLREKVEDDSGDYKYILTKRGVGYYFRRD from the coding sequence ATGGATAAGAAAATATTAGTTGTGGACGATGAAAAGCCTATAGCAGATATTTTAAGCTTCAATCTTAAGAGAGAAGGGTATGATGTTATAATAGCTTATGATGGACAAGATGCAGTTAACAAGGCTTTAAATGAAAATCCAGACTTAATACTTTTAGATGTAATGTTGCCTAAAAAAGATGGATTTCAAGTGCTTAAGGAAGTGCGTCAAAAACTTCAAATTCCTGTGCTAATGCTTACCGCTAAGGAAGAGGAGGTAGACAAAATACTAGGTCTAGAGCTTGGGGCAGATGATTACATAACTAAGCCATTTAGTATGAGAGAGTTAGTTGCTAGAGTAAAGGCTAATCTACGAAGAACAGAACTGACTAATCAGCTAACAGGAAATGAGATAATAGATTTAGGAGATCTGGTTATTGATATAAACAAATATGAGGTTAGAAAAGATGATAAAATTATTGATCTTACTCAAAGAGAATATGAGCTATTGAAGTTTTTAGCTACTAAATCAGAGCAGGTATTTACTAGAGAGCAGCTACTAGAGGAAGTATGGGGCTACGAATACTATGGAGATATTAGAACAGTAGATGTTACTGTTAGAAGGCTAAGAGAAAAAGTAGAGGATGATTCTGGAGATTACAAATACATCCTAACTAAGCGAGGAGTTGGATACTACTTTAGGAGGGACTAA
- a CDS encoding peptidase MA family metallohydrolase: MKKRYALVVMLILITTIAIGLVYYKETLQVSFYPLAKHIEKMRIFKYVQGYKTFETENFIIRYKDEDEEYAKLTGKIGEKYYENICNIYGYYPPTKNSIIIYNDEKSLLKNLRFNKGNTPIGVYYSGVIHILSPEIWINSSDNLEQIYEVNGPVVHEFTHLLVDEITRGNYPMWLTEGLALYTEYITTGFEWESYNITKEDINIEDLDNNFHAIEQTSAYRKSFEIVKGMSDTWGFEKLRDVLQILGEGTSINKTAKAVLKINLYDLNKL, translated from the coding sequence ATGAAAAAGAGATATGCTCTTGTTGTTATGCTAATATTAATAACTACAATAGCCATAGGATTAGTTTATTATAAAGAAACATTGCAGGTATCTTTTTATCCTCTTGCAAAGCATATTGAAAAAATGAGGATATTCAAATATGTACAAGGTTATAAAACTTTTGAAACAGAGAATTTTATCATAAGATATAAAGATGAAGATGAGGAATATGCTAAGCTAACTGGCAAAATAGGAGAAAAATACTATGAGAATATATGCAATATATACGGATATTATCCACCTACAAAAAACAGTATAATAATATATAATGATGAAAAATCCTTATTAAAAAATTTAAGGTTTAATAAGGGTAACACTCCTATTGGGGTTTATTATAGCGGGGTTATCCATATTTTATCTCCTGAGATATGGATAAACAGCTCTGATAATCTAGAGCAAATATATGAGGTTAATGGACCTGTTGTACATGAATTTACACATCTATTAGTTGATGAAATTACAAGAGGAAACTATCCAATGTGGTTGACTGAAGGCTTAGCTTTATATACTGAATATATAACAACAGGCTTTGAATGGGAAAGCTACAATATCACAAAGGAAGACATTAACATTGAGGATTTGGATAATAATTTTCATGCTATAGAGCAAACCTCTGCATACAGAAAGTCCTTTGAGATTGTAAAGGGCATGTCAGACACATGGGGATTTGAAAAGCTAAGAGATGTTCTACAGATATTAGGAGAAGGTACAAGCATAAATAAAACTGCTAAAGCAGTGCTTAAAATTAATTTGTATGATTTAAATAAATTATAA
- a CDS encoding polysaccharide deacetylase family protein — protein MFKNRYKFKPIVSIISLILILHFMLNNNCIITAFYEKEDLSKTYNIVYSGSRNEKNIALTFDDGPHPIYTEEILDILKEYNVKATFFILGKHGEEYPDILHRQNIEGHELGIHSYNHINLKNQEENVIREEFSRTQDIIRKVTGKKSKLFRPPYGIYNQVIYDIVSENGGNMVLWTYYQDTKDWGNPGVEKIIEIVLSQARNGDIILFHDHNEAKENQVIGALKIIIPELLNRGYKFVTISELLK, from the coding sequence ATGTTTAAGAATAGATATAAGTTTAAACCAATAGTTAGTATTATAAGTTTAATCTTAATACTACACTTTATGTTAAATAATAATTGTATTATTACAGCATTTTACGAAAAAGAAGATTTATCAAAAACATATAATATTGTATATAGTGGTTCACGAAACGAAAAAAATATAGCATTAACTTTTGATGATGGACCTCATCCTATTTATACAGAAGAAATATTAGATATCTTAAAAGAGTATAATGTTAAAGCAACTTTTTTTATATTAGGAAAGCATGGAGAAGAGTATCCAGATATTTTACATAGACAAAATATAGAGGGACACGAGCTTGGAATACATAGCTATAATCATATAAACTTAAAGAATCAAGAAGAAAATGTTATAAGGGAAGAATTTAGTAGAACTCAAGATATAATTAGAAAGGTAACAGGAAAAAAATCGAAATTATTTAGACCTCCTTATGGTATATATAATCAAGTTATATATGATATAGTATCTGAAAATGGGGGCAATATGGTTTTATGGACATATTATCAAGATACTAAGGATTGGGGCAATCCTGGAGTAGAAAAAATAATAGAAATAGTATTATCCCAAGCTAGGAACGGAGATATTATTTTATTTCACGATCATAACGAAGCAAAAGAAAATCAAGTGATTGGTGCTTTAAAAATTATTATACCAGAGCTATTAAATAGAGGATATAAGTTTGTGACAATATCAGAGTTATTAAAATAA